In one window of Brachyhypopomus gauderio isolate BG-103 chromosome 16, BGAUD_0.2, whole genome shotgun sequence DNA:
- the LOC143477342 gene encoding cytochrome P450 2M1-like has translation MTYQLSKKYGPVYTPVVVIAEFQALKDSMIGMGEEFSGRLDYPILMKSTKGYGVLVSNGSRWKQLRRFSLTTLKNFGMGRRSIEEKVKEEARCLVQTFSTFGGLQHFP, from the exons ATGACTTATCAGCTCAGCAAAAAGTATGGCCCTGTCTACACTCCTGTTGTGGTGATTGCTGAATTTCAAGCCCTGAAGGACTCCATGATTGGCATGGGGGAAGAGTTCAGTGGCAGATTGGACTACCCCATCTTAATGAAATCCACCAAGGGATATG GTGTTTTGGTGAGTAATGGCAGCAGGTGGAAGCAGCTTCGCAGGTTCAGTCTGACAACCCTGAAGAACTTTGGGATGGGACGAAGGAGCATTgaggagaaggtgaaggagGAAGCTCGCTGTCTGGTGCAAACATTCAGCACATTTGGAG GCCTACAACATTTTCCCTAG